A window from Pyrococcus yayanosii CH1 encodes these proteins:
- the gyaR gene encoding glyoxylate reductase, with product MKPKVLITRAIPENGIELLREHFEVEVWEHEHEIPREVLLEKVKDVDALVTMLSEKIDREVFDAAPRLRIVANYAVGYDNIDIEEATKRGIYVTNTPDVLTDATADLAWALLLAAARHVVKGDKFVRSGEWKRRGIAWHPKMFLGYDVYGKTIGIVGFGRIGQAIAKRAKGFGMRILYTARSRKPEAEKELGAEFKPLEELLRESDFVVLAVPLTKETYHMINEERLRLMKPTAVLVNVARGKVVDTKALIRALKEGWIAAAGLDVFEEEPYYDEELFALDNVVLTPHIGSATFGAREGMAELVAKNLIAFKNGEVPPTLVNREVLKVRRPGF from the coding sequence ATGAAGCCGAAGGTCTTAATAACACGGGCCATTCCCGAGAACGGCATTGAGCTTCTCAGGGAGCACTTTGAGGTGGAAGTCTGGGAGCACGAGCACGAGATTCCAAGGGAGGTTCTCCTCGAGAAGGTCAAAGATGTGGATGCCCTCGTAACGATGCTCAGCGAGAAGATAGATAGAGAGGTTTTTGACGCCGCTCCCCGCCTGAGAATCGTCGCCAACTACGCCGTCGGTTACGACAACATAGACATCGAAGAGGCCACCAAAAGGGGAATCTACGTTACGAACACGCCCGACGTCCTGACCGATGCAACGGCGGACCTCGCATGGGCACTCCTGCTGGCGGCGGCGAGGCACGTTGTGAAGGGAGACAAGTTCGTCCGCTCCGGCGAGTGGAAGAGAAGGGGAATTGCATGGCATCCCAAAATGTTCCTTGGTTATGACGTCTACGGCAAGACCATCGGAATAGTGGGCTTTGGGAGGATAGGGCAGGCGATTGCCAAGAGGGCTAAGGGCTTTGGCATGCGCATTCTCTACACGGCGAGGAGCAGGAAGCCGGAGGCCGAGAAGGAGCTCGGGGCTGAGTTCAAGCCTCTGGAGGAGCTCCTCAGGGAGAGCGACTTCGTCGTTTTGGCAGTTCCCCTCACGAAGGAGACATATCACATGATAAACGAGGAGCGGCTCAGGCTTATGAAGCCAACCGCGGTGCTCGTGAACGTGGCTAGGGGCAAGGTCGTTGACACGAAGGCCCTAATCAGGGCCCTTAAAGAGGGCTGGATAGCGGCGGCTGGCCTAGATGTCTTCGAGGAGGAGCCCTACTACGACGAGGAGCTCTTCGCCCTCGACAACGTCGTCCTAACGCCTCATATAGGGAGCGCGACCTTCGGTGCAAGGGAAGGCATGGCCGAGCTCGTCGCAAAAAATTTGATAGCCTTCAAGAACGGCGAGGTTCCGCCCACGCTCGTCAATAGAGAGGTGCTGAAGGTGAGGAGGCCTGGCTTTTAA
- a CDS encoding YchF/TatD family DNA exonuclease gives MIDAHAHLEFLKGNLGELVEECRRELRAIVDSITEYRKTHVWKSWTLLEPYFGFVFPTLGYHPNEARRGNWEKVRRVEAFIREHASRIYAVGEIGLDYFHARSERERENQRTIFRHFLELALELNLPVVIHAREAEEETFELVQRYGVRAYFHSYTGDHELAREIVENGHYIGISTGIAFIPQIREVVRTVEVERILIETDAPYMSPFKGVRNRPTFVKVAAKAVAELKGLETKEVERVTERNAIEFFSLPL, from the coding sequence ATGATAGACGCCCACGCCCACCTGGAGTTCCTCAAGGGAAACCTTGGGGAGCTCGTCGAGGAATGCCGCCGAGAGCTTAGGGCTATCGTCGATTCGATAACAGAGTACAGAAAGACGCACGTCTGGAAGAGCTGGACCCTTCTTGAACCCTACTTCGGCTTCGTCTTCCCGACGCTTGGCTACCACCCAAATGAGGCCAGGAGAGGCAACTGGGAGAAGGTCAGGAGGGTAGAAGCCTTTATCAGGGAGCACGCCAGCAGGATATACGCCGTTGGCGAGATAGGGCTCGATTACTTCCACGCTAGGAGCGAGAGGGAGAGGGAAAATCAGAGGACCATCTTCAGGCACTTCCTAGAGCTTGCCCTCGAGCTGAATCTTCCTGTGGTCATTCACGCCCGGGAGGCCGAGGAAGAGACCTTCGAGCTCGTTCAGCGCTACGGCGTTAGGGCTTACTTCCACTCCTACACAGGCGATCATGAACTCGCGAGGGAAATAGTGGAGAACGGGCACTATATAGGGATAAGCACGGGAATAGCCTTTATACCCCAGATCAGGGAGGTAGTGAGGACAGTTGAGGTTGAGAGAATCCTTATCGAGACTGACGCACCTTACATGAGCCCATTTAAAGGAGTTAGGAACAGGCCAACGTTCGTCAAGGTCGCCGCGAAGGCGGTTGCTGAACTCAAGGGGCTTGAAACTAAGGAAGTAGAAAGGGTCACTGAGAGGAACGCTATAGAGTTCTTCTCGCTCCCTCTTTAG
- the feoB gene encoding ferrous iron transport protein B → MLKVIALVGNPNVGKTTIFNALTGMRQHVGNWPGVTVEKKEGIMEYRGEEYLVVDLPGIYSLTAHSVDELIARNFILEGNAEVIVDIVDSTCLMRNLFLTLEIFEMGAKNVVIALNKFDLTKKKGIIIDVEDMEKVIGVPVIPTNAKSGEGLERLKRTIVMMAEGKITTAPIIPRYDEPIEREIEHVSALLKETPLVKKYPLRWLAIKLLQRDEEVIKLVLKHLGRAKMDEILRHVGELEDYYKRSLDIVIASQKYEFLERLLRRFVRHVAEVRETFSDQLDRVLTHPVYGMLSLLIVFYALFQFVFTLGAPLQELLDGAFSALGEMLGLYIGNEALRGLIVDGIIGGVGSVLSFFPLVFLLFVGMSILEDTGYMARMAAMMEKYMRMFGLPGKSIIPMVLAFGCNVPAIMATRTLENERDRIITMLINPLVPCVARMTVITFLAGTFFPERKAIVAVSIYAMAIALALLSALLLGRLVVRGEDIPFVFELPDYSIPSWKTVILHSWERSKEFLHKAGTVILAGSIAVWFLSSYPEQVGTGTSYAEMLGRTFEPLAKLMGLDWKAAVSLIFGIIAKENVIATYNVIYGVSGEALGEVMASTMTPLQAYVLALVTTLYMPCIATIGAIRAEGGNRWALVAVMYNLLLATVVGIVVYTMGSVL, encoded by the coding sequence ATGCTCAAGGTCATTGCCCTAGTCGGAAATCCTAACGTGGGCAAGACGACGATATTCAACGCCCTGACCGGAATGAGGCAGCACGTGGGCAACTGGCCCGGCGTTACCGTCGAGAAAAAGGAGGGGATAATGGAGTACAGGGGGGAGGAGTACCTCGTGGTCGACCTGCCGGGCATTTACTCTCTCACGGCCCACAGCGTTGACGAGCTCATAGCCAGAAACTTTATCCTTGAGGGCAACGCCGAAGTGATAGTGGATATAGTTGACTCCACGTGCCTTATGAGGAACCTCTTCCTCACACTCGAGATATTCGAGATGGGTGCCAAGAACGTCGTCATAGCCCTCAACAAGTTTGACTTAACGAAGAAGAAGGGCATCATAATTGACGTCGAGGATATGGAGAAGGTAATCGGTGTCCCCGTGATACCAACGAACGCGAAGAGTGGTGAGGGCCTCGAGAGGCTCAAGAGGACAATAGTGATGATGGCTGAGGGAAAGATAACGACTGCTCCAATAATTCCCCGATACGATGAGCCCATCGAGAGGGAGATAGAGCACGTGTCGGCCCTTCTCAAGGAAACCCCGCTCGTCAAGAAGTATCCCCTTCGGTGGCTTGCCATAAAGCTCCTCCAGAGGGATGAGGAGGTCATAAAGCTTGTACTCAAGCACCTAGGCCGGGCGAAGATGGACGAGATACTGAGGCACGTGGGCGAGCTCGAGGATTACTACAAGAGGTCCCTCGACATAGTGATCGCGAGCCAGAAGTATGAGTTCTTGGAGAGGCTCTTAAGGAGGTTCGTGAGGCACGTCGCAGAAGTTAGGGAGACGTTTAGCGACCAGCTGGACAGGGTACTTACTCACCCAGTTTATGGCATGCTGTCCCTCCTGATAGTCTTCTACGCCCTCTTCCAGTTCGTGTTCACGCTCGGAGCACCCCTTCAGGAGCTCCTTGACGGGGCTTTTTCGGCCCTCGGCGAGATGCTTGGCCTTTATATAGGCAACGAAGCTCTGAGAGGCTTAATAGTTGATGGCATTATCGGTGGCGTCGGTTCCGTGCTGAGCTTCTTCCCGCTCGTCTTCCTGCTTTTCGTCGGCATGTCAATCCTCGAGGACACAGGCTACATGGCCAGGATGGCAGCTATGATGGAGAAGTACATGAGGATGTTCGGGCTGCCCGGGAAGAGCATAATCCCCATGGTACTAGCCTTTGGATGTAACGTGCCCGCCATAATGGCCACAAGGACCCTCGAGAACGAGAGGGACAGGATAATCACGATGCTCATAAACCCACTCGTCCCCTGCGTGGCTAGGATGACCGTCATCACGTTCCTCGCAGGAACCTTCTTCCCGGAGCGTAAGGCCATAGTGGCCGTCAGCATATACGCTATGGCGATAGCCTTAGCTCTTCTCTCCGCCCTGCTACTCGGCCGCCTCGTGGTCAGGGGAGAAGATATCCCCTTCGTGTTCGAGCTACCCGATTACTCTATTCCCTCCTGGAAGACCGTGATCCTGCACTCCTGGGAGAGGAGCAAGGAGTTTTTACACAAGGCGGGCACCGTTATATTGGCCGGCTCCATCGCCGTATGGTTCCTCAGCAGTTATCCTGAGCAAGTAGGCACGGGCACGAGCTACGCGGAGATGCTCGGCAGGACCTTCGAGCCCCTCGCAAAGCTTATGGGCCTCGATTGGAAAGCAGCCGTCAGTCTTATATTTGGCATAATCGCCAAGGAGAACGTCATAGCTACCTACAATGTGATATACGGCGTCTCCGGAGAGGCACTCGGTGAGGTTATGGCCTCTACCATGACGCCACTTCAGGCCTATGTCCTTGCCCTCGTAACTACCCTCTACATGCCCTGCATAGCGACCATAGGAGCCATAAGGGCAGAGGGAGGCAACAGGTGGGCCCTCGTGGCCGTCATGTATAACTTGCTGCTGGCCACGGTCGTTGGCATAGTTGTCTACACCATGGGGAGCGTGCTCTGA
- the glmM gene encoding phosphoglucosamine mutase, which yields MGRYFGTSGIRGEVNKELTPELALRVGMALGTYLGSGTVVVGTDTRTSSEMIKRAVVSGLLSTGVDVIDIGVAPTPLTGFAIRIYDAEAGVTITASHNPPEYNGIKIWDKNGMAYTPDKERELERLMEEGKFKKAPWNEIGKLTRTSPKEDYIEAALKMVKLQGSYTVVVDTGNGAGALVSPYLQRELGNKVISLNAHPDGRFARELEPNAKSLSMLAKTVKVMKADVGIAHDGDADRIGIVDDEGNFVEYEVMLSLIAGYILRKFGKGKVITTVDAGFALDDYLRPLGGEVIRTRVGDVAVAEELARHGGIFGGEPSGTWIIPQWNLTPDGIFAGALVLEMIDRFGPISELAKEVPRYATLRSKIPCPNEKKQMVMALIRERIGEFFSYEREITIDGVRIEGSDWWVLFRPSGTEPVMRITLEAHTEDKARGLMEEAERLVRWAVEKAKTP from the coding sequence ATGGGGAGGTACTTCGGGACGAGCGGAATTAGGGGGGAAGTCAACAAGGAGCTCACGCCAGAGCTTGCCTTGAGGGTCGGCATGGCTCTTGGGACATATCTGGGAAGCGGAACCGTCGTCGTTGGAACGGACACGCGGACGAGTAGCGAGATGATAAAGAGAGCCGTCGTGAGCGGTCTCTTGAGCACTGGGGTGGATGTAATTGACATAGGGGTCGCACCCACTCCCCTCACAGGTTTCGCCATCAGGATATACGATGCTGAAGCGGGAGTCACCATAACGGCCTCCCACAACCCCCCCGAGTACAACGGGATAAAGATTTGGGACAAGAATGGCATGGCCTACACGCCTGACAAGGAGAGGGAACTGGAGAGGTTAATGGAAGAGGGAAAGTTCAAGAAAGCTCCCTGGAACGAGATCGGGAAGCTCACAAGGACCAGCCCGAAGGAGGACTATATAGAGGCGGCTCTCAAGATGGTAAAGCTCCAGGGAAGCTACACCGTCGTTGTGGACACCGGCAATGGGGCAGGGGCTCTCGTGAGTCCCTATCTTCAGAGGGAGCTCGGGAACAAGGTGATATCCTTAAACGCCCACCCTGACGGTCGCTTCGCAAGGGAGCTTGAGCCGAACGCCAAGAGCTTATCCATGCTGGCAAAGACCGTAAAGGTCATGAAAGCGGACGTGGGAATAGCGCACGATGGCGACGCCGATAGGATTGGCATAGTTGATGATGAGGGCAACTTCGTCGAGTACGAGGTCATGCTCTCGCTTATAGCCGGCTACATACTCAGGAAGTTCGGGAAGGGGAAGGTAATCACGACCGTTGATGCGGGCTTCGCCCTCGATGACTACCTTAGACCACTTGGTGGTGAGGTCATAAGGACGCGCGTTGGAGATGTGGCCGTCGCGGAGGAGCTGGCGAGGCACGGTGGAATCTTCGGAGGCGAGCCGAGCGGCACATGGATAATCCCGCAGTGGAACCTGACACCGGATGGCATTTTTGCTGGTGCCCTTGTCCTTGAGATGATTGACAGGTTTGGCCCAATAAGCGAGCTGGCCAAGGAGGTGCCGCGCTACGCGACGCTGAGGAGTAAAATTCCGTGTCCCAATGAGAAGAAGCAGATGGTTATGGCCCTCATAAGGGAGCGGATTGGGGAGTTCTTCAGCTATGAAAGGGAGATAACGATAGACGGAGTGAGAATTGAGGGTTCCGACTGGTGGGTGCTCTTCAGACCGAGCGGCACGGAGCCTGTCATGAGGATTACGCTTGAGGCACACACGGAGGATAAAGCGAGAGGGCTCATGGAGGAAGCTGAGCGTCTCGTCAGGTGGGCGGTCGAGAAGGCAAAAACACCTTAA
- a CDS encoding FeoA family protein — protein sequence MLLTALREGEEGVVVDILGSPNVRARLIALGIAPGVRIRVIKAQGPGPMIIAVGALRVAIGWGIANKIVVRRV from the coding sequence ATGTTGCTGACGGCCTTGCGAGAGGGGGAGGAGGGCGTTGTGGTGGACATTCTAGGTAGTCCCAACGTCCGAGCGAGATTGATAGCGCTTGGCATAGCTCCTGGCGTGAGAATTAGGGTAATTAAAGCCCAGGGTCCTGGCCCAATGATAATTGCCGTGGGTGCATTGAGGGTTGCCATAGGATGGGGCATCGCCAACAAGATCGTGGTAAGGAGGGTGTGA
- a CDS encoding alkaline phosphatase family protein produces the protein MRRKLVLISIDGNGVYNLKHMPFLSELAESGHYTVVESIFPTLTDLVHTTVMTGVEPRIHGVVENGYYDRLSGRKVAFYDYEIAFNPHRVIRAPLIQDLLRAKGVKTASVSGYTMPPFSNTDVRIFPPFFASDELYRKHGRDYKKDIWVLNSALYLYEEFKPDLLLVHFASVDGMQHDHGPESPGALKAIETVDTAIMTLWERLKDEYAFIIFADHGQEEVHTWVNLREYLRREGIETVRVSSGGGVHIYLKDPAEREDAFELLRRAPGVAEVFFREDLPHLNTLNSGDIIVAAKPGYWFCHHRKCNGIRGVSHWVRGMHGSLNEPVIKVPLVVWGFDVVEEKFEKATLYDIAPTVLEFFGVRREGMVGQPFLKPR, from the coding sequence ATGCGCCGAAAGCTTGTCCTCATAAGCATCGACGGCAATGGGGTTTACAATCTCAAACATATGCCATTCTTGAGCGAGTTGGCGGAGAGTGGGCATTACACAGTCGTCGAGTCAATCTTCCCCACCCTGACCGACCTCGTTCACACCACCGTAATGACGGGCGTCGAGCCGAGGATCCACGGCGTCGTGGAGAACGGCTACTATGACAGGCTAAGCGGGAGAAAAGTGGCCTTCTACGACTACGAGATAGCCTTCAATCCTCACCGCGTCATAAGGGCACCGCTGATTCAGGACCTGCTGAGGGCGAAGGGTGTAAAGACCGCGAGCGTCTCCGGCTACACCATGCCCCCCTTCAGCAACACGGACGTCCGGATATTTCCGCCCTTCTTCGCGAGCGACGAGTTATATCGAAAGCACGGAAGGGATTACAAGAAGGACATCTGGGTTCTCAACTCGGCCCTCTACCTCTATGAGGAGTTTAAACCCGACCTCCTTCTCGTTCACTTCGCTTCCGTTGATGGGATGCAGCACGACCACGGGCCTGAGAGCCCGGGGGCCCTGAAGGCAATTGAAACGGTTGACACCGCGATAATGACCCTGTGGGAGAGGCTTAAGGACGAGTATGCCTTCATAATTTTTGCGGATCATGGCCAGGAGGAGGTGCACACGTGGGTGAATCTGAGGGAATATCTTAGGAGGGAAGGAATAGAGACCGTTAGAGTTTCCTCGGGAGGGGGTGTTCACATCTATCTCAAGGACCCAGCGGAGAGGGAGGATGCCTTCGAGCTCCTGAGAAGAGCTCCCGGCGTTGCCGAGGTCTTCTTCAGGGAGGACCTGCCACACCTTAATACGCTCAACAGCGGGGATATCATAGTGGCGGCCAAGCCTGGCTACTGGTTCTGCCATCACCGGAAGTGCAACGGGATAAGGGGGGTAAGTCATTGGGTTAGAGGTATGCATGGGTCGCTAAACGAGCCCGTCATAAAGGTGCCCCTCGTGGTCTGGGGTTTCGACGTCGTGGAAGAAAAGTTTGAGAAAGCCACCCTCTACGACATAGCCCCCACGGTCTTAGAGTTCTTCGGCGTGAGACGAGAAGGAATGGTTGGTCAGCCCTTCTTGAAGCCGAGATAG
- a CDS encoding FUN14 domain-containing protein translates to MDFNLGGIVGDMGVGALVGFIIGYALKKIMKIVLALIGVYLLSLFWLQQKGVITINTDKLFNLVEGATETTLSLGQKVLGILPGSAAFLAGFYLGFKKG, encoded by the coding sequence ATGGACTTCAACCTTGGCGGAATCGTTGGGGACATGGGCGTGGGAGCTTTGGTGGGCTTTATAATAGGCTATGCGCTCAAGAAGATCATGAAGATAGTGCTCGCGCTCATAGGGGTCTATCTCCTCAGCCTGTTCTGGCTCCAGCAGAAGGGCGTCATAACGATAAACACCGATAAGCTCTTCAACCTTGTTGAGGGGGCAACAGAAACAACACTTTCGCTCGGCCAGAAAGTTCTTGGAATACTGCCGGGCAGTGCGGCCTTCCTCGCTGGATTCTATCTCGGCTTCAAGAAGGGCTGA
- a CDS encoding metallophosphatase family protein, translating into MVYVAVLANIAGNFPALAAALGRMEELKEEGYDIEKYYILGNIVGLFPYPKETVEAIKNLAKGEKVKVIRGKYDQLIAMSDPHAEGPEYIDRLNIPPYLKEALKFTWEKLGHEGREFLRDLPVYLVDRIGNNEIFGVYGSPISPFEGEVLPDQPTSYYEAIMRPVKDYEMLIVASPRYPLDAMTRYGRVVCPGSIGFPPAKEHKATFALIDVETLRVKFFEVNYDKKLIEDRIRNEKLPEDIVKILYHGKA; encoded by the coding sequence ATGGTCTACGTGGCGGTTCTCGCAAACATCGCCGGGAACTTTCCGGCTCTCGCGGCGGCCCTTGGAAGAATGGAGGAGCTGAAGGAGGAAGGATACGATATAGAGAAGTACTACATCCTCGGCAACATCGTTGGGCTTTTCCCATATCCGAAGGAGACCGTTGAGGCGATAAAGAACCTCGCGAAGGGGGAGAAGGTCAAGGTCATACGCGGGAAGTATGACCAGCTCATAGCCATGAGCGACCCCCACGCCGAGGGACCTGAGTACATAGACAGGCTGAACATACCCCCTTACCTCAAGGAGGCCCTCAAGTTCACGTGGGAGAAGCTCGGTCATGAGGGCAGGGAGTTCCTGCGTGACCTTCCCGTGTACCTAGTGGATAGGATAGGCAACAACGAAATATTTGGAGTTTACGGAAGCCCGATAAGCCCCTTCGAGGGCGAGGTTCTCCCCGACCAGCCGACCAGCTATTATGAAGCCATAATGAGGCCCGTAAAGGACTATGAGATGCTCATAGTCGCATCCCCAAGGTATCCGCTGGACGCCATGACGAGGTACGGAAGGGTCGTGTGTCCGGGAAGCATTGGATTCCCGCCCGCCAAGGAGCACAAGGCGACTTTCGCCCTCATAGATGTCGAAACCCTCCGCGTCAAGTTCTTCGAAGTTAACTATGACAAGAAGCTCATTGAGGACAGGATAAGGAATGAGAAGCTCCCCGAGGACATCGTTAAGATACTCTACCACGGAAAAGCCTGA
- a CDS encoding DprA-like winged helix domain-containing protein, with protein MGKLERLLDILKDEPRDVNDLARRLGVSREELEGMLKILEAMGYVEEVKAFSSCNSCPLRSICGGGCARTGARAFMLKKVK; from the coding sequence ATGGGGAAGCTCGAAAGGCTCCTTGACATACTCAAGGATGAGCCCAGGGACGTCAATGACCTTGCCCGGAGGCTAGGGGTGAGCAGGGAAGAACTTGAGGGAATGCTGAAAATATTGGAGGCTATGGGTTACGTGGAGGAGGTTAAGGCTTTTTCCTCCTGCAACTCCTGTCCCCTCAGAAGCATCTGCGGAGGCGGCTGTGCCAGGACGGGAGCGAGGGCCTTCATGCTTAAGAAAGTTAAATGA
- a CDS encoding tyrosine--tRNA ligase has protein sequence MDIDERIALVLKKPTEEVLTVENLRHLFEVGAPLQHYIGFEISGFIHLGTGLMAGAKIADFQRAGIKTRIFLADWHSWINDKLGGDLEVIQEVALKYFKVGMERSIEVMGGKPDKVEFVLASEILEKGDYWQTVIDIAKNVTLARMMRSITIMGRQMGEAIDFAKLIYPAMQVADIFYQGVTIAHAGMDQRKAHVIAIEVAPKLKYHPLEHNGEKLKPVAVHHHLLLGLQEPPVWPIEGEEQFKEIKAQMKMSKSKPYSAVFIHDSPEEIKQKLRKAFCPAKEVKYNPVLDWAEHIIFREEPTEFTIHRPAKFGGDVTYTTFEELKRDFAEGKLHPLDLKNAVAEYLIELLEPIRKYFERHPEPLELMKSVKITR, from the coding sequence ATGGACATAGACGAGAGGATTGCACTGGTGCTAAAGAAGCCAACGGAGGAAGTCCTGACGGTAGAGAACCTAAGGCACCTCTTTGAGGTCGGGGCTCCCCTCCAGCATTACATAGGGTTCGAGATAAGTGGGTTCATACACCTTGGCACGGGCCTTATGGCGGGTGCTAAAATAGCTGACTTTCAGAGGGCCGGAATTAAGACGCGCATCTTTCTGGCAGACTGGCACAGCTGGATAAACGACAAGCTCGGTGGCGATTTAGAGGTAATCCAAGAGGTGGCTCTCAAGTACTTCAAGGTGGGAATGGAGAGGAGCATAGAGGTCATGGGAGGTAAGCCGGACAAGGTCGAGTTCGTCCTTGCGAGCGAGATACTTGAGAAAGGAGACTACTGGCAGACCGTCATCGACATAGCCAAGAACGTTACTCTGGCAAGGATGATGCGCTCGATAACGATAATGGGCAGGCAGATGGGAGAGGCGATAGACTTCGCCAAGCTAATCTACCCTGCTATGCAGGTGGCCGACATATTTTACCAGGGAGTCACAATAGCACACGCAGGGATGGACCAGAGGAAAGCCCACGTCATAGCTATAGAAGTTGCCCCCAAGCTGAAATACCACCCGCTCGAGCACAATGGCGAGAAGCTGAAGCCCGTCGCCGTGCACCATCACCTTCTACTCGGCCTCCAAGAACCTCCGGTATGGCCGATAGAGGGTGAAGAGCAGTTCAAAGAGATAAAGGCTCAGATGAAGATGAGCAAAAGCAAGCCCTATTCTGCCGTCTTCATCCACGACAGTCCGGAGGAAATCAAGCAGAAGCTCAGAAAGGCCTTCTGCCCGGCCAAGGAAGTCAAGTACAATCCAGTCCTCGACTGGGCCGAGCACATAATATTCAGGGAGGAGCCGACCGAATTTACCATCCACAGACCGGCCAAATTCGGCGGCGACGTCACCTACACGACCTTCGAGGAGCTGAAAAGGGATTTCGCCGAGGGCAAGCTCCACCCGCTTGACCTAAAGAACGCCGTGGCCGAATACCTCATCGAGCTTCTAGAGCCCATCAGGAAGTACTTTGAGAGGCATCCTGAGCCGCTGGAGCTCATGAAGAGCGTCAAGATTACCCGCTGA